CTGGCCGCGGTCTTCGCCGCCGCGGGCCTGCCGCAGGACCTGCTGCACGTGCTCCCCGGCGGCCCGGACGCCGGTCAGGCCCTGGTCGCCGACCCGCGCGTGCCGGTCATCTCCTTCACCGGCTCCACCGCCGCCGGACGGGCCGTGGGAGAGGCGGCCGGCCGTCATCTCAAGCGGGCGCACCTGGAACTCGGCGGCAACTCGGCCATGATCGTGCTGGAGGACGCCGACCTCGACGCGGTGATCTCCACCGCCGCCTGGGGCTCGTTCTTCCACCAGGGCCAGATCTGCATGACGACCGGACGCCATCTGGTGCACGCGTCCCTGTACGACGAGTACGTCGCGCGGCTGGCCGCCAAGGCCGACTCGCTCGCCGTCGGCGACCCGTACCGCGACCAGGTCCACCTGGGCCCCATCATCGACTCCGCCCAGCTCGCCAAGATCAGCGGCCTGGTCGAGTCCAGCAGGGCCGCGGGCGCCAAGGTCGCCGCGGGCGGCACGCACGACCGGCTGTTCTACCGGCCGACGGTCCTCGCCCACGTCGGCGACCACACCCCGGCCTACGCGGAGGAGGTCTTCGGTCCCGTGGCGCCCGTCCGGCCCTTCACCACCGCCGACGAGGCGGCGGCGCTGGCGGCGCAGAGCCCGTACGGCCTCTCCCTGGGCATCGTCACCCGGGACCCGGCCCGGGGCCTGGACCTCGCCGAGCGCATCCCGACCGGCATCGTCCACATCAACGACCAGACGGTGAACGACGAGGCCGTGGCGCCCTTCGGCGGAATCGCCGCCTCCGGCACCGGCGCCCGCTTCGGCGGCGAGGCCAACCTGGAGGCCTTCACCGAACTGCGCTGGACGACGGTGCGCGGGGACGTGGCCACGTACCCCTACTAGGAGCCGGCCCCCTGCTGGGGGCCCACTCCTCTCCCGAGGGCCCACCCCTCTGCTGGTGGGCCTCACCTCGGGGGGCGTGACACCCGCCCCCCGAGTTCCGTCACTGGCCCTGCTGAGCCTGCTGACCCTGCTGGGACTGCTGCTCGGCGATCGCCTTGCGGACCTCGTCCATGTCCAGGTTCCGGGCCTGCCCGATGACGTCCGTCAGAGCCGCCTCGGGCAGCGCGCCCGGCTGCGCGAACACGGCGACCTGGTCACGGACGATCATCAGCGTCGGGATCGACTGGATACCGAAGGCCGCGGCCAGCTCCGGCTGCGCCTCGGTGTCCACCTTGCCGAACACCAGGTCCGGGTTCTCCTCCGCCGCCTTCTCGTAGACCGGGGCGAACTGCTTGCACGGCCCGCACCAGGACGCCCAGAAGTCGATCAGGACGAACTCGTTGTCCGTGACCGTCTGGTCGAAGTTCTCCTTGGTGAGCTCCACGGTGCTGCTCATGGCGTAAATCCCTCTTCCTGGTGTGGGGTCAAGCCGTCGGCACAACACGGCCGACCGGACACGTATTCCGCGCCCCTACCCATGTGGCCAGGGTGCACACCACCCACCAGACTGACCCCATGACGGAAACGGA
This genomic stretch from Streptomyces sp. Go-475 harbors:
- a CDS encoding aldehyde dehydrogenase family protein encodes the protein MPLLDPRSWQPHPLTGPGYSVTEPATGQALAGLTLATPEDVGAAAGRAAAAQRAWASAPHFARAAVLRKAGDLFTEHADELRAWLVRESGSVPGKADFELHVAAQECYEAAALASRPAGQVLPSEAPRLSYTRRVPAGVVGVISPFNAPLILSIRSVAPALALGNAVLLKPDPRTAVCGGLSLAAVFAAAGLPQDLLHVLPGGPDAGQALVADPRVPVISFTGSTAAGRAVGEAAGRHLKRAHLELGGNSAMIVLEDADLDAVISTAAWGSFFHQGQICMTTGRHLVHASLYDEYVARLAAKADSLAVGDPYRDQVHLGPIIDSAQLAKISGLVESSRAAGAKVAAGGTHDRLFYRPTVLAHVGDHTPAYAEEVFGPVAPVRPFTTADEAAALAAQSPYGLSLGIVTRDPARGLDLAERIPTGIVHINDQTVNDEAVAPFGGIAASGTGARFGGEANLEAFTELRWTTVRGDVATYPY
- the trxA gene encoding thioredoxin: MSSTVELTKENFDQTVTDNEFVLIDFWASWCGPCKQFAPVYEKAAEENPDLVFGKVDTEAQPELAAAFGIQSIPTLMIVRDQVAVFAQPGALPEAALTDVIGQARNLDMDEVRKAIAEQQSQQGQQAQQGQ